The following proteins come from a genomic window of Drosophila sulfurigaster albostrigata strain 15112-1811.04 chromosome X, ASM2355843v2, whole genome shotgun sequence:
- the LOC133849410 gene encoding plastin-1 isoform X2, with protein sequence MATLNKFTKTLSIDEKAEIKEKFTELDANKDGFIDLIELKDALNQVGFKLAGYQVREMIDEFKSKQRTAHQGKLNLEEFETLCLDLKSKDVASTFKTVVSKKENLETLGGMSSISSEGTTHSVRLEEQLAFSDWINSNLGHDKDLQHLLPIDAEGKRLYQSIKDGILLCKIINHSCPDTIDERAINKKNLTVYREFENLTLALVSSQAIGCNIVNIDAHDLAKGKPHLVLGLLWQIIRIGLFSHITLDSCPGLAGLLFDNERLEDLMKMSPEAILLRWVNHHLERAGISRRCTNFQSDIVDSEIYSHLLKQIAGNEADVNLDALRESDLQQRAEIMLQQAAKLNCRSFLTPQDVVNGVYKLNLAFVANLFNNHPGLDKPEQIEGLESIEETREEKTYRNWMNSMGVAPHVNWLYSDLADGLVIFQLFDVIKPGIVNWSRVHKRFTPLRKFMEKLENCNYAVDLGKQLKFSLVGIAGQDLNDGNATLTLALIWQLMRAYTLSILSRLANTGNPIIEKEIVQWVNTRLADAGKQSQLRNFNDPAIADGKIVIDLIDAIKEGSINYELVRTSGTQEDNLANAKYAISMARKIGARVYALPEDITEVKPKMVMTVFACMMALDYVPNMDSVDQNSVNHNNSN encoded by the exons TTGGATGCCAACAAGGATGGCTTCATCGATCTGATCGAGCTGAAGGATGCCCTCAATCAGGTGGGCTTCAAGCTGGCCGGCTATCAGGTGCGCGAGATGATCGATGAGTTCAAGAGCAAACAGCGTACCGCACATCAGGGCAAACTCAATTTGGAGGAGTTCGAGACGCTGTGTCTGGATCTCAAGTCCAAGGATGTGGCGAGCACATTCAAGACTGTCGTATCGAAAAAGGAGAATCTGGAGACGTTGGGCGGCATGTCGAGCATATCATCCGAGGGCACCACGCACTCGGTGCGTCTCGAGGAGCAGCTGGCGTTCTCCGATTGGATCAACTCGAATCTGGGCCACGACAAGGACCTGCAGCATTTGTTGCCCATCGATGCGGAGGGCAAGCGTCTATATCAGTCGATCAAGGACGGCATCTTGCTGTGCAAGATCATCAATCACTCCTGCCCCGACACCATCGATGAGCGCGCCATCAACAAGAAGAACCTCACCGTCTATCGCGAATTTGAGAATCTGACGCTGGCGCTCGTCTCATCGCAAGCCATCGGCTGCAACATTGTCAACATCGATGCCCACGATCTGGCCAAGGGTAAACCGCATCTGGTGCTCGGTCTGCTCTGGCAGATCATTCGTATCGGTCTCTTCAGTCACATTACCCTGGACAGCTGCCCCGGATTGGCTGGCCTGCTGTTCGACAACGAACGTCTCGAGGATCTGATGAAAATGTCACCGGAGGCGATCCTGTTGCGCTGGGTCAATCATCATTTGGAGCGGGCGGGCATCTCGCGTCGTTGCACCAACTTCCAGTCGGACATTGTCGATTCGGAGATCTATTCGCATTTGCTGAAGCAGATTGCCGGCAACGAGGCTGATGTCAATTTGGATGCATTGCGTGAATCCGATCTGCAGCAGCGTGCCGAGATTATGTTGCAACAGGCGGCCAAGCTCAACTGTCGCAGCTTCCTCACGCCTCAGGATGTGGTGAACGGTGTCTACAAGCTGAACTTGGCGTTCGTGGCCAATCTGTTCAACAATCATCCCGGTCTCGATAAGCCCGAGCAGATCGAGGGACTCGAATCCATTGAGGAGACGCGCGAGGAGAAAA CTTATCGCAACTGGATGAACTCGATGGGCGTGGCGCCCCATGTCAATTGGCTGTACTCTGATTTGGCCGATGGCCTCGTCATCTTCCAGCTGTTCGATGTGATCAAGCCGGGCATCGTGAACTGGAGCCGTGTGCACAAACGTTTCACGCCGCTGCGCAAGTTCATGGAGAAGCTGGAGAACTGCAATTATGCCGTCGATCTGGGCAAGCAGCTTAAATTCTCGCTGGTCGGCATCGCCGGACAAGATCTGAACGACGGCAATGCCACGCTCACATTGG CTCTCATTTGGCAGCTGATGCGCGCATACACATTGTCGATACTGTCGCGTTTGGCCAACACCGGCAATCCGATCATCGAGAAGGAAATCGTGCAGTGGGTGAACACACGTCTCGCCGATGCCGGCAAACAGTCGCAGTTGCGCAACTTTAACGATCCGGCCATTGCCGATGGCAAGATTGTTATCGATCTGATCGATGCCATCAAGGAGGGTAGCATTAACTACGAGTTGGTCCGCACCAGCGGCACCCAGGAG GATAATCTGGCCAATGCCAAGTATGCCATATCGATGGCGCGCAAGATTGGCGCACGCGTCTATGCGCTGCCCGAGGATATTACCGAGGTGAAGCCCAAGATGGTGATGACCGTCTTTGCCTGCATGATGGCGCTCGATTATGTGCCCAACATGGACAGCGTCGATCAGAACAGCGtcaatcacaacaacagcaattga
- the LOC133848624 gene encoding monocarboxylate transporter 7 — translation MTATTGATTRPAKSKSKSYKLVPPDGGWGILVCIGMAFPFISGLSSLPSFGLVFGDFLKSIGAETSSIAIITSTFFCAMSFAGLFSGSLFRKYGMRRMGLVGGGLYCLGTALQVFATSTLDLLLTFSLLQGVGFGLIVPTCYTTFNNYFVLNRVMWMGFAQTLIGLGAMAYPIAMQKLLEWYGFRGCLLVLTGINAHAVLGMLLMQPVEWHMKRVPLDEEELQLQQQQPSTPSQPVVVHVQPETPLKPIPELEFATESEVRDSLPVSHLSSRRVSSHAEEHALQILRSRASSITSLGNWTGSMVVSDASPQMMHSLQASRRQSVISGSPVGEQEAAAPPAEVITKKSLCGTIVDFLDLTLLKQPVYVNIVLGITFALYSDITFFTMQPTYLFELGYTKVDTAKIIAIGASADLLSRIFLAVTAIFIQVPARYIYLGGALFTVFARFAFDGITDFMGMACVTAVLGFLRTWIHVPLPLVFADYLPKERFASGYGLFMFTHGNGMFLIGPIVGYIRDRTQDYILVFHILNVFMALCAFPWVIEVLIIKFRRRSKLARNNVGEQSNGNNTLAH, via the exons ATGACGGCGACGACAGGAGCAACAACACGGCCAGcgaaatccaaatccaaatcctATAAGCTGGTGCCTCCCGATGGCGGCTGGGGAATACTCGTCTGCATCGGCATGGCGTTTCCATTT ATCAGCGGCCTCTCGTCACTGCCTTCGTTCGGTCTCGTCTTCGGTGACTTCCTCAAGAGCATCGGCGCCGAAACGAGCTCCATTGCGATCATCACAAGCACATTCTTCTGTGCCATGAGCTTTGCTGGCCTCTTTTCCGGTTCGCTCTTTCGCAAATATGGCATGCGTCGCATGGGACTCGTGGGCGGTGGTCTCTATTGTCTGGGCACAGCTTTGCAGGTGTTTGCCACCTCGACGTTGGATCTGCTCTTAACGTTCAGCCTGTTGCAGGGCGTCGGTTTTGGTCTCATTGTGCCCACCTGCTATACGACATTTAACAATTACTTTGTGCTCAATCGTGTCATGTGGATGGGTTTCGCCCAGACCTTAATCGGCCTTGGAGCGATGGCCTATCCCATTGCCATGCAGAAGCTGCTTGAATGGTATGGCTTTCGTGGTTGCCTCTTGGTACTAACCGGCATCAATGCACACGCTGTGCTGGGCATGCTGCTCATGCAGCCCGTCGAATGGCACATGAAACGCGTTCCCCTGGATGAGGaggagttgcagctgcagcagcagcagccgagcaCTCCATCACAGCCAGTCGTTGTCCATGTGCAGCCAGAGACACCACTAAAGCCAATACCAGAGCTGGAGTTTGCCACTGAGTCGGAGGTCCGCGATTCGCTGCCTGTTTCGCACTTGAGTTCGCGCCGCGTCTCCTCGCATGCCGAGGAGCATGCTCTGCAAATACTGCGCAGTCGCGCCTCGAGCATCACGAGTCTGGGTAACTGGACGGGCTCCATGGTGGTGTCGGACGCATCGCCACAAATGATGCACAGCCTGCAGGCATCGCGTCGTCAATCGGTGATCAGCGGATCACCAGTGGGTGAACAGGAGGCCGCCGCGCCTCCGGCGGAGGTCATCACGAAGAAGAGTCTCTGTGGCACCATTGTGGACTTTCTTGATCTGACGCTGCTCAAACAGCCCGTCTATGTGAACATTGTGCTTGGCATCACCTTTGCCCTCTACTCGGACATCACTTTCTTCACCATGCAGCCGACATATCTGTTTGAACTTGGTTACACGAAG gttgataccgcaaaaataattgcaatagGCGCTTCAGCCGATTTGCTTTCCCGAATATTTTTGGCAGTTACTGCGATTTTTATACAGGTGCCGGCACGTTACATTTACTTGGGTGGTGCACTTTTTACCGTCTTTGCTCGTTTCG CTTTCGATGGAATCACTGACTTCATGGGAATGGCCTGCGTCACGGCGGTTCTGGGCTTTTTACGTACTTGGATTCACGTCCCTTTACCTTTGGTCTTCGCGGACTATTTGCCCAAGGAACG attTGCAAGCGGTTACGGTTTATTTATGTTCACTCATGGCAATGGAATGTTTCTTATAGGCCCAATAGTTGGTTACATACGCGATCGCACTCAGGATtacattttggtatttcaCATATTAAACGTATTTATGGCGCTTTGTGCTTTTCCTTGGGTCATTGAAGTTCTAATCATCAAGTTCCGCCGACGCAGTAAACTTGCCCGCAATAATGTTGGCGAGCAGAGCAATGGGAACAACACATTGGCGCATTAA
- the LOC133849410 gene encoding plastin-3 isoform X3 yields the protein MIDEFKSKQRTAHQGKLNLEEFETLCLDLKSKDVASTFKTVVSKKENLETLGGMSSISSEGTTHSVRLEEQLAFSDWINSNLGHDKDLQHLLPIDAEGKRLYQSIKDGILLCKIINHSCPDTIDERAINKKNLTVYREFENLTLALVSSQAIGCNIVNIDAHDLAKGKPHLVLGLLWQIIRIGLFSHITLDSCPGLAGLLFDNERLEDLMKMSPEAILLRWVNHHLERAGISRRCTNFQSDIVDSEIYSHLLKQIAGNEADVNLDALRESDLQQRAEIMLQQAAKLNCRSFLTPQDVVNGVYKLNLAFVANLFNNHPGLDKPEQIEGLESIEETREEKTYRNWMNSMGVAPHVNWLYSDLADGLVIFQLFDVIKPGIVNWSRVHKRFTPLRKFMEKLENCNYAVDLGKQLKFSLVGIAGQDLNDGNATLTLALIWQLMRAYTLSILSRLANTGNPIIEKEIVQWVNTRLADAGKQSQLRNFNDPAIADGKIVIDLIDAIKEGSINYELVRTSGTQEDNLANAKYAISMARKIGARVYALPEDITEVKPKMVMTVFACMMALDYVPNMDSVDQNSVNHNNSN from the exons ATGATCGATGAGTTCAAGAGCAAACAGCGTACCGCACATCAGGGCAAACTCAATTTGGAGGAGTTCGAGACGCTGTGTCTGGATCTCAAGTCCAAGGATGTGGCGAGCACATTCAAGACTGTCGTATCGAAAAAGGAGAATCTGGAGACGTTGGGCGGCATGTCGAGCATATCATCCGAGGGCACCACGCACTCGGTGCGTCTCGAGGAGCAGCTGGCGTTCTCCGATTGGATCAACTCGAATCTGGGCCACGACAAGGACCTGCAGCATTTGTTGCCCATCGATGCGGAGGGCAAGCGTCTATATCAGTCGATCAAGGACGGCATCTTGCTGTGCAAGATCATCAATCACTCCTGCCCCGACACCATCGATGAGCGCGCCATCAACAAGAAGAACCTCACCGTCTATCGCGAATTTGAGAATCTGACGCTGGCGCTCGTCTCATCGCAAGCCATCGGCTGCAACATTGTCAACATCGATGCCCACGATCTGGCCAAGGGTAAACCGCATCTGGTGCTCGGTCTGCTCTGGCAGATCATTCGTATCGGTCTCTTCAGTCACATTACCCTGGACAGCTGCCCCGGATTGGCTGGCCTGCTGTTCGACAACGAACGTCTCGAGGATCTGATGAAAATGTCACCGGAGGCGATCCTGTTGCGCTGGGTCAATCATCATTTGGAGCGGGCGGGCATCTCGCGTCGTTGCACCAACTTCCAGTCGGACATTGTCGATTCGGAGATCTATTCGCATTTGCTGAAGCAGATTGCCGGCAACGAGGCTGATGTCAATTTGGATGCATTGCGTGAATCCGATCTGCAGCAGCGTGCCGAGATTATGTTGCAACAGGCGGCCAAGCTCAACTGTCGCAGCTTCCTCACGCCTCAGGATGTGGTGAACGGTGTCTACAAGCTGAACTTGGCGTTCGTGGCCAATCTGTTCAACAATCATCCCGGTCTCGATAAGCCCGAGCAGATCGAGGGACTCGAATCCATTGAGGAGACGCGCGAGGAGAAAA CTTATCGCAACTGGATGAACTCGATGGGCGTGGCGCCCCATGTCAATTGGCTGTACTCTGATTTGGCCGATGGCCTCGTCATCTTCCAGCTGTTCGATGTGATCAAGCCGGGCATCGTGAACTGGAGCCGTGTGCACAAACGTTTCACGCCGCTGCGCAAGTTCATGGAGAAGCTGGAGAACTGCAATTATGCCGTCGATCTGGGCAAGCAGCTTAAATTCTCGCTGGTCGGCATCGCCGGACAAGATCTGAACGACGGCAATGCCACGCTCACATTGG CTCTCATTTGGCAGCTGATGCGCGCATACACATTGTCGATACTGTCGCGTTTGGCCAACACCGGCAATCCGATCATCGAGAAGGAAATCGTGCAGTGGGTGAACACACGTCTCGCCGATGCCGGCAAACAGTCGCAGTTGCGCAACTTTAACGATCCGGCCATTGCCGATGGCAAGATTGTTATCGATCTGATCGATGCCATCAAGGAGGGTAGCATTAACTACGAGTTGGTCCGCACCAGCGGCACCCAGGAG GATAATCTGGCCAATGCCAAGTATGCCATATCGATGGCGCGCAAGATTGGCGCACGCGTCTATGCGCTGCCCGAGGATATTACCGAGGTGAAGCCCAAGATGGTGATGACCGTCTTTGCCTGCATGATGGCGCTCGATTATGTGCCCAACATGGACAGCGTCGATCAGAACAGCGtcaatcacaacaacagcaattga
- the LOC133849412 gene encoding receptor-binding cancer antigen expressed on SiSo cells, translating into MVLQQIKMLLLGIITLCRRALCCFSRRRKLSHAGNDQLQAVMVGNDFATNSSSPNNNSSGISATTNATGGRERDWNSWDDSPRTVEEHIEQYRQRMAQPPTPPKEEPEPDFFSELTPDIKPQLKYYLGDAASATTTTSPTDFSRLKADDMVPISANADLEDWVDDNAGGWEELDTSQTKHIIREKRREMRHQRHQAHGQGTATAKTPQPSIGAQRISDVQRMA; encoded by the exons ATGGtattgcaacaaattaaaatgctgttgctgggcATCATAACGCTCTGCCGGCGTGCCCTCTGCTGTTTCTCACGTCGCCGCAAGCTCAGCCACGCCGGCAACGATCAGCTGCAAGCGGTGATGGTTGGCAACGACTTTGCGACCAACTCCTCCtcccccaacaacaacagcagcggcatcAGTGCCACGACAAACGCAACTGGAGGGCGGGAACGCGACTGGAATTCATGGGATGACAGTCCGCGCACCGTCGAAGAGCACATTGAACAGTATCGCCAGCGCATGGCGCAGCCGCCAACGCCGCCTAAAGAGGAGCCAGAGCCAGATTTCTTTAGC GAGCTAACGCCGGACATTAAGCCACAGCTAAAGTATTATCTGGGCGATGCAGCATCGGCGACGACTACGACGTCGCCAACAGACTTCTCAAGACTGAAGGCAGACGACATGGTGCCCATAAGTGCAAAT GCTGATCTCGAAGATTGGGTGGATGACAATGCGGGCGGCTGGGAGGAGCTGGACACTTCGCAGACCAAGCACATTATACGTGAAAAGCGTCGTGAGATGCGCCACCAGCGACATCAGGCACATGGACAGGGAACAGCGACGGCCAAGACGCCGCAGCCAAGCATTGGGGCGCAACGGATCAGCGATGTGCAGAGAATGGCGTAG
- the LOC133849411 gene encoding transcription initiation factor TFIID subunit 11 has product MLLLLLLIGAVVGYDGSVNYWQAFAPGKLLQRLDALTLDDDAAALTSTPSSSLSSSPLVVAAQPKLDEAAVDDDDDVEVEVEGEDEEATELDDNVDDDIEAHDVDSTEGLSGEDYERNYEQFVRQYFDRVAQDDDNDDDGDGDGDGDEDHVEEHDATLDDSIETQAEASNVQRQQKPKEKCRRVRRQDQLCTICREPRNNEVSETCSYSHEAQPEQYAYGSGSQYKRYRDKQPVEKRHTTIVQPADTGNSSSSLCVRRLLGKSICYECKDSGGKRMNRCYDAASSKKRTSSKPRGRQSEQEQRIYKRTISYSYSQDEQHPDPIIRSSITPPIPVVTASPSPLPAPVGRRLTKLLRRRTPILP; this is encoded by the coding sequence atgctgctgctgctgctgctgatcgGTGCCGTTGTCGGCTACGATGGCAGTGTCAACTACTGGCAGGCCTTTGCTCCCGGCAAGCTGCTCCAGCGCCTGGACGCACTCACGCTCGATGATGACGCCGCTGCCTTGACGTCcacgccatcgtcatcgttatCAAGCTCCCCACTTGTGGTCGCTGCGCAGCCGAAGCTGGATGAGGCAGcagttgatgatgatgatgatgtggaggtggaggtggagggtGAGGATGAGGAGGCAACTGAGCTTGATGACAATGTGGATGATGACATAGAAGCGCACGATGTCGACAGCACAGAGGGATTGTCTGGAGAGGATTACGAGCGCAACTACGAGCAATTTGTGCGTCAATACTTTGATCGCGTCGCGCAGgacgatgataatgatgatgacggcgacggcgacggtgACGGCGACGAGGATCATGTTGAGGAGCACGACGCGACGCTGGATGACAGCATCGAAACACAAGCGGAGGCCAGCAATGTGCAGCGACAGCAGAAGCCCAAGGAGAAGTGCCGGCGTGTGCGGCGCCAGGATCAATTGTGCACCATTTGCCGCGAACCGCGCAACAATGAAGTCTCGGAGACGTGCAGCTACTCGCACGAGGCGCAACCGGAGCAGTATGCCTACGGCAGTGGCAGCCAGTATAAACGATATCGCGACAAGCAGCCCGTGGAGAAGCGTCACACGACGATTGTCCAGCCAGCAGACaccggcaacagcagcagcagtctcTGTGTGCGTCGCCTGCTAGGCAAGAGCATCTGCTACGAGTGCAAGGACAGCGGTGGCAAGCGCATGAATCGCTGCTACGATGCGGCCAGCAGCAAGAAGCGCACCAGCAGCAAGCCGCGTGGTCGCCAATCGGAGCAGGAGCAGCGCATCTACAAGCGCACCatcagctacagctacagccaGGACGAACAGCATCCCGATCCCATCATCCGATCGAGCATAACTCCGCCGATCCCCGTTGTCACTGCGTCGCCGTCACCGTTGCCAGCTCCAGTTGGACGCAGACTCACCAAGCTGCTGCGACGACGCACTCCAATCCTTCCGTGA
- the LOC133849410 gene encoding plastin-1 isoform X1 — MADIMNIEQQQTLEEFKQNLEELIPDLDANKDGFIDLIELKDALNQVGFKLAGYQVREMIDEFKSKQRTAHQGKLNLEEFETLCLDLKSKDVASTFKTVVSKKENLETLGGMSSISSEGTTHSVRLEEQLAFSDWINSNLGHDKDLQHLLPIDAEGKRLYQSIKDGILLCKIINHSCPDTIDERAINKKNLTVYREFENLTLALVSSQAIGCNIVNIDAHDLAKGKPHLVLGLLWQIIRIGLFSHITLDSCPGLAGLLFDNERLEDLMKMSPEAILLRWVNHHLERAGISRRCTNFQSDIVDSEIYSHLLKQIAGNEADVNLDALRESDLQQRAEIMLQQAAKLNCRSFLTPQDVVNGVYKLNLAFVANLFNNHPGLDKPEQIEGLESIEETREEKTYRNWMNSMGVAPHVNWLYSDLADGLVIFQLFDVIKPGIVNWSRVHKRFTPLRKFMEKLENCNYAVDLGKQLKFSLVGIAGQDLNDGNATLTLALIWQLMRAYTLSILSRLANTGNPIIEKEIVQWVNTRLADAGKQSQLRNFNDPAIADGKIVIDLIDAIKEGSINYELVRTSGTQEDNLANAKYAISMARKIGARVYALPEDITEVKPKMVMTVFACMMALDYVPNMDSVDQNSVNHNNSN, encoded by the exons atggctgatattatgaatattgagcagcagcagactcTCGAGGAGTTCAAGCAGAATCTGGAGGAATTGATACCCGAT TTGGATGCCAACAAGGATGGCTTCATCGATCTGATCGAGCTGAAGGATGCCCTCAATCAGGTGGGCTTCAAGCTGGCCGGCTATCAGGTGCGCGAGATGATCGATGAGTTCAAGAGCAAACAGCGTACCGCACATCAGGGCAAACTCAATTTGGAGGAGTTCGAGACGCTGTGTCTGGATCTCAAGTCCAAGGATGTGGCGAGCACATTCAAGACTGTCGTATCGAAAAAGGAGAATCTGGAGACGTTGGGCGGCATGTCGAGCATATCATCCGAGGGCACCACGCACTCGGTGCGTCTCGAGGAGCAGCTGGCGTTCTCCGATTGGATCAACTCGAATCTGGGCCACGACAAGGACCTGCAGCATTTGTTGCCCATCGATGCGGAGGGCAAGCGTCTATATCAGTCGATCAAGGACGGCATCTTGCTGTGCAAGATCATCAATCACTCCTGCCCCGACACCATCGATGAGCGCGCCATCAACAAGAAGAACCTCACCGTCTATCGCGAATTTGAGAATCTGACGCTGGCGCTCGTCTCATCGCAAGCCATCGGCTGCAACATTGTCAACATCGATGCCCACGATCTGGCCAAGGGTAAACCGCATCTGGTGCTCGGTCTGCTCTGGCAGATCATTCGTATCGGTCTCTTCAGTCACATTACCCTGGACAGCTGCCCCGGATTGGCTGGCCTGCTGTTCGACAACGAACGTCTCGAGGATCTGATGAAAATGTCACCGGAGGCGATCCTGTTGCGCTGGGTCAATCATCATTTGGAGCGGGCGGGCATCTCGCGTCGTTGCACCAACTTCCAGTCGGACATTGTCGATTCGGAGATCTATTCGCATTTGCTGAAGCAGATTGCCGGCAACGAGGCTGATGTCAATTTGGATGCATTGCGTGAATCCGATCTGCAGCAGCGTGCCGAGATTATGTTGCAACAGGCGGCCAAGCTCAACTGTCGCAGCTTCCTCACGCCTCAGGATGTGGTGAACGGTGTCTACAAGCTGAACTTGGCGTTCGTGGCCAATCTGTTCAACAATCATCCCGGTCTCGATAAGCCCGAGCAGATCGAGGGACTCGAATCCATTGAGGAGACGCGCGAGGAGAAAA CTTATCGCAACTGGATGAACTCGATGGGCGTGGCGCCCCATGTCAATTGGCTGTACTCTGATTTGGCCGATGGCCTCGTCATCTTCCAGCTGTTCGATGTGATCAAGCCGGGCATCGTGAACTGGAGCCGTGTGCACAAACGTTTCACGCCGCTGCGCAAGTTCATGGAGAAGCTGGAGAACTGCAATTATGCCGTCGATCTGGGCAAGCAGCTTAAATTCTCGCTGGTCGGCATCGCCGGACAAGATCTGAACGACGGCAATGCCACGCTCACATTGG CTCTCATTTGGCAGCTGATGCGCGCATACACATTGTCGATACTGTCGCGTTTGGCCAACACCGGCAATCCGATCATCGAGAAGGAAATCGTGCAGTGGGTGAACACACGTCTCGCCGATGCCGGCAAACAGTCGCAGTTGCGCAACTTTAACGATCCGGCCATTGCCGATGGCAAGATTGTTATCGATCTGATCGATGCCATCAAGGAGGGTAGCATTAACTACGAGTTGGTCCGCACCAGCGGCACCCAGGAG GATAATCTGGCCAATGCCAAGTATGCCATATCGATGGCGCGCAAGATTGGCGCACGCGTCTATGCGCTGCCCGAGGATATTACCGAGGTGAAGCCCAAGATGGTGATGACCGTCTTTGCCTGCATGATGGCGCTCGATTATGTGCCCAACATGGACAGCGTCGATCAGAACAGCGtcaatcacaacaacagcaattga